A genomic stretch from Hydrogenimonas urashimensis includes:
- a CDS encoding molybdopterin oxidoreductase family protein, which produces MIKKIKNFLGLDIKEDKYALVDDPFFGKVAKAKAPDKWVRSTCGYCGVGCGLYIGVKEGDPVYVKGDPDHPVNRGTLCPKGLSEHEMVRAPTRLPGAMIKRNGAFNQVSWDEAFQTVSDKFKQIQAEHGKKSVAVISTGQLLTEEFYTLGKFVQMGLETNNYDGNTTLCMASAVMGYKQSFGSDGPPGCYEDFSHAEVIMLIGANIADNHPILKLHIARNQKVRGKKPTIIVVDPRHSKTANMADIYLPVKPRTDLALINGLCYIIHEQGWMDEKFINERTAGYREFIKEIQKYPPQETAHITGIDVKTLYEVARLYAGANAAMSAWTMGVNQSAQGTDTVSAIVNLALMTGNLGKPGGSPMSITGQCNAMGTRESGFTSSIPGYRDFKNPSDRAEYARIVGVPEELVPSQRGYAYPQIIEGIEKGEIKALWVVATNPLVSYPDQPRLRKALAKLDLLVVQDSFMSDTAELADVLFGAATWSEKTGTYTNSERRCNLARKSVPNYKDSKSDFHIVLEFSKYFEGKHELLFKGWKEPEDAFEEWKRVSKGRLCDYSGMNYDKIEKLGGIQWPCNDEYPEGTPRLYTPDMPTRNTEGRPKFVFTDWEPLPEDVCEAFPLILNTGRTVEQFHTRTKTGTIKILDDLAPEAWVELNPADAKKLQVQSGDRIAISSPRGRVENVIVRVTEVVREGTIFVPFHFNTQLVNTLTQSLFDPKSFEPNYKQTAVQLHSEKVPEGILLRQKKSAGALTFDRSAVTKKETNITNQAVGN; this is translated from the coding sequence ATGATAAAAAAGATCAAAAATTTTCTGGGATTGGACATCAAAGAAGACAAATACGCCCTGGTGGACGACCCTTTCTTCGGCAAGGTGGCCAAGGCCAAGGCGCCCGATAAATGGGTGCGCTCCACCTGCGGTTACTGCGGCGTGGGATGCGGCCTTTACATCGGGGTCAAAGAGGGCGATCCGGTCTATGTCAAGGGTGACCCCGACCATCCCGTCAACCGGGGGACCCTCTGCCCCAAGGGGCTGAGCGAGCATGAGATGGTGCGCGCGCCTACGAGACTGCCCGGCGCGATGATCAAGCGAAACGGCGCCTTTAATCAAGTCAGTTGGGACGAGGCCTTCCAAACCGTCAGCGACAAGTTCAAGCAGATCCAGGCCGAGCACGGCAAAAAGTCGGTGGCCGTCATCTCCACGGGGCAGCTGCTCACTGAAGAGTTCTACACCCTGGGCAAATTCGTCCAGATGGGGCTGGAGACCAACAACTACGACGGCAACACCACCCTCTGCATGGCCAGCGCCGTCATGGGGTACAAGCAGAGCTTCGGAAGCGACGGCCCTCCGGGCTGCTACGAAGATTTCAGCCATGCCGAGGTGATCATGTTGATTGGCGCCAACATCGCCGACAACCACCCCATCCTCAAGCTCCACATCGCCCGTAACCAAAAAGTCCGGGGCAAAAAGCCCACCATCATCGTCGTCGACCCCCGCCACAGCAAAACCGCCAACATGGCCGACATCTACCTCCCTGTCAAACCCCGCACCGACCTGGCGCTCATCAACGGGCTTTGCTACATCATTCACGAACAGGGGTGGATGGATGAGAAATTCATCAATGAGCGTACCGCCGGCTACCGAGAGTTCATCAAGGAAATTCAGAAATACCCGCCCCAGGAGACGGCCCACATCACCGGCATCGACGTCAAGACCCTCTACGAAGTGGCCCGCCTCTACGCCGGTGCGAATGCGGCCATGAGCGCCTGGACCATGGGGGTCAACCAGTCGGCCCAGGGAACCGACACCGTCAGCGCCATCGTCAACCTGGCCCTGATGACGGGCAACCTAGGCAAGCCGGGCGGAAGCCCCATGAGCATCACCGGCCAGTGCAACGCCATGGGCACCCGCGAAAGCGGCTTCACCAGTTCCATCCCCGGCTACCGGGATTTCAAAAACCCCTCGGATCGGGCCGAATACGCCCGCATCGTCGGCGTGCCCGAGGAGCTGGTGCCATCCCAGCGGGGCTACGCCTATCCCCAGATCATCGAAGGGATCGAAAAGGGGGAGATCAAAGCCCTCTGGGTCGTCGCCACCAACCCGCTGGTGAGCTACCCCGACCAGCCGCGGCTGCGCAAAGCGCTGGCGAAGCTCGATCTGCTGGTGGTGCAGGACAGCTTCATGAGCGACACCGCCGAACTGGCCGACGTACTCTTCGGCGCCGCCACCTGGAGCGAAAAGACCGGCACCTACACCAACAGCGAACGCCGCTGCAACCTGGCCAGAAAGTCGGTGCCCAACTACAAGGACTCCAAGAGCGATTTCCACATCGTCCTGGAATTCTCCAAATATTTCGAGGGCAAACACGAGCTGCTCTTCAAGGGCTGGAAAGAGCCCGAAGACGCTTTCGAAGAGTGGAAAAGGGTCAGCAAAGGGCGTCTGTGCGACTACAGCGGCATGAACTACGACAAGATCGAAAAGCTTGGCGGCATTCAGTGGCCCTGCAACGACGAGTACCCCGAAGGCACCCCACGCCTCTACACCCCCGACATGCCCACCCGCAACACGGAGGGCAGACCCAAATTCGTCTTCACCGACTGGGAACCCCTCCCCGAAGATGTCTGCGAAGCCTTCCCCCTCATCCTCAACACCGGCCGCACCGTGGAGCAGTTCCATACCCGCACCAAGACCGGCACCATCAAGATCCTCGACGACCTGGCCCCCGAAGCCTGGGTGGAGCTAAACCCCGCCGACGCTAAGAAACTGCAGGTACAAAGCGGCGACCGCATCGCGATCAGCTCTCCCAGAGGACGGGTGGAGAATGTCATCGTCCGGGTCACGGAGGTAGTACGCGAAGGGACCATCTTCGTCCCTTTCCACTTCAATACCCAGTTGGTCAACACCCTCACCCAGTCGCTTTTTGACCCCAAATCCTTCGAACCCAACTACAAGCAGACCGCCGTGCAGCTGCACAGCGAAAAGGTCCCCGAAGGCATACTGCTGCGGCAGAAGAAGAGTGCGGGCGCCTTGACATTCGACAGGAGTGCCGTGACAAAAAAGGAGACAAACATCACAAATCAAGCGGTCGGCAATTGA
- a CDS encoding nitrite/sulfite reductase, which translates to MKIKAVSARHTKINKIEKLKAERSYQEAWEALQRYAKEGYDAIAKEDMDFFLKCFGIFDRPATPGKFMIRVRIPGGRLTSQQAKTLGEAAKTYGNDYMDLTTRMQVQLRYLDIADIPTLIETLESVGITTWQTGVDNFRNIVTDPLDGLCFDSVIETAPLIEKMQSLWLKKPEWIAAIPRKFNTAIGGTGSNRCNLFAHDCCFALANREGEYGFNVYLGGKVGAIAESADIFVTEEEIFSFYEALMKVYKKYGFRDSRNKNRLHFLIKEAGMEALVEAIKDMAQRDFAPAGETLVKQPRTEERDGRIRLKDGTYALHMVVPSGIFSGTAMMEAAQAAETYGNGSLNISTTQNLFILGVAKENIEKLLAQPPYDKYSNRGSAYTNQMVACAGIELCPFGVIPNKSDAIDMANYLEEAVPLPEDAGVRMHWSACVKGCGVHELGDIGFIGCKAKENGQTVYGVHIQLGGKSTISQEEAYTILKTVPLTRAKHYVAELMRAYRDLRNPKERFEQFESRVFRRYTKGAIEFILRWNVEVATPKGFEPLTFHPKWTPNIEHNEIFELGTRLYKTLTGQNPYQGTHLYNPIETTPAKHPSKLNPSIDKGLGDIIMKMIALSSKRYEVFTEVIHAIEEWARSNRLIG; encoded by the coding sequence ATGAAAATCAAAGCAGTTTCCGCAAGACATACGAAAATCAATAAAATCGAAAAGCTAAAAGCCGAGCGTTCCTACCAGGAGGCGTGGGAAGCCCTGCAGCGCTACGCCAAAGAGGGGTACGACGCCATCGCCAAAGAGGATATGGACTTTTTTTTGAAATGTTTCGGCATTTTCGACCGGCCCGCCACGCCGGGGAAATTCATGATACGGGTCCGGATTCCGGGCGGCAGGCTTACATCCCAGCAGGCCAAAACCCTGGGCGAAGCGGCCAAAACCTACGGCAACGACTACATGGACCTGACCACCCGGATGCAGGTGCAGCTGCGCTACCTGGATATCGCCGACATTCCCACCCTCATTGAAACACTCGAAAGCGTAGGCATCACCACCTGGCAGACAGGGGTGGACAACTTCAGAAACATTGTCACCGACCCGCTGGACGGCCTTTGTTTTGACAGCGTTATCGAAACGGCCCCCCTCATAGAGAAGATGCAGTCGCTCTGGCTCAAAAAACCCGAATGGATAGCGGCGATTCCCAGAAAATTCAACACCGCCATCGGCGGTACCGGCTCCAACCGCTGCAACCTCTTCGCGCATGATTGCTGTTTCGCCCTGGCCAACCGGGAGGGGGAGTACGGATTCAACGTCTACCTGGGGGGAAAAGTGGGAGCCATCGCCGAATCCGCCGACATTTTCGTTACCGAAGAGGAGATTTTTTCCTTTTACGAAGCGCTTATGAAGGTCTATAAAAAGTATGGTTTTCGGGACAGCCGCAACAAGAACCGCCTCCACTTTCTCATCAAAGAGGCGGGCATGGAGGCTCTCGTGGAGGCCATCAAGGACATGGCACAGCGCGACTTCGCTCCGGCCGGCGAAACGCTGGTCAAGCAGCCAAGAACCGAAGAGCGCGACGGCCGCATCCGGCTCAAAGACGGCACCTACGCGCTGCATATGGTCGTGCCTTCCGGTATCTTCAGCGGCACGGCGATGATGGAAGCGGCCCAGGCGGCCGAAACCTACGGCAACGGCTCACTCAATATCTCCACGACCCAGAATCTCTTCATCCTGGGTGTCGCCAAAGAGAATATCGAGAAACTTCTCGCCCAGCCCCCCTATGACAAATACAGCAACCGCGGCAGCGCCTACACCAATCAAATGGTCGCGTGTGCGGGTATCGAATTGTGCCCCTTCGGGGTCATCCCCAACAAATCCGACGCCATCGACATGGCGAATTATCTGGAAGAGGCGGTTCCTCTGCCTGAGGATGCCGGTGTCAGGATGCACTGGTCGGCTTGCGTCAAAGGGTGTGGTGTTCATGAATTGGGTGACATTGGTTTCATCGGCTGCAAAGCCAAAGAGAACGGCCAGACGGTTTACGGCGTGCATATCCAACTGGGAGGCAAATCGACCATCTCCCAGGAGGAGGCCTACACCATCCTAAAAACCGTTCCCCTGACGCGAGCGAAACATTACGTGGCGGAGCTGATGCGCGCCTACCGCGATTTGCGAAACCCAAAAGAGCGTTTCGAACAGTTCGAAAGCCGCGTCTTCAGACGATACACCAAAGGCGCCATCGAATTTATCTTGCGATGGAATGTGGAAGTGGCCACGCCCAAAGGCTTCGAGCCTCTGACCTTCCATCCCAAATGGACCCCCAACATCGAACATAACGAAATTTTCGAACTGGGCACACGGCTTTACAAAACCCTCACAGGCCAAAACCCCTACCAGGGCACCCACCTCTACAACCCCATCGAAACCACCCCGGCCAAACACCCCTCCAAACTCAACCCCTCCATCGACAAAGGATTGGGGGACATCATCATGAAAATGATCGCCCTGTCATCGAAACGGTACGAAGTCTTTACCGAGGTGATCCATGCGATTGAGGAATGGGCCAGGTCGAACCGCTTGATTGGCTAA
- a CDS encoding DmsC/YnfH family molybdoenzyme membrane anchor subunit: protein MSQLPTPIDSFLKHKADTGMQCGNYSIDIPELKPGQQYRFHFDMTACVGCHCCEVACNEQNGNPAEIKWRRVGEMETGHFPNVLQLFNSMSCNHCIDPACLNGCPTNSYIKLDNGIVYHVDEDCIGCQYCTWNCPYEVPVFHEERGIVTKCHMCVDKLEAGQTPACVQACPAGAIQIEVVDKEEWIRSDMAKEGVAPHLPDISITKPTTRYTLPELPEGEEIRPADEHILKPAHPEFPLVFMTVLTQMSVGGFLALFFGELLHLLGLDLPAPSLWMVLAVLAPAAVGLPLSALHLGRPILAVTAMKNLKTSWLSREAAALGVYAGGVTLLAGIYYLGAPAWLRLLVEIPVAVLGIYGIYAQSMIYRIPARPAWNRKSTTLRFFGTGYLGLLLVAVVLAILGETRSLLALMAPTLMLGMAQMYLIYEETLFYKYLDEENPLYYQLSRTKRLLEEHFGHLKRARLLSLGIFAIALPMLAIVFAAAGLDTPAAWLLAFAFLGATASELLGRYLFYTTVVPLGLAGNFFAGNQRH from the coding sequence ATGAGCCAACTACCCACCCCCATCGACTCCTTTTTGAAACACAAAGCCGATACCGGTATGCAGTGCGGCAACTACAGCATCGACATTCCCGAGCTAAAACCCGGGCAGCAGTATCGCTTCCACTTCGACATGACCGCCTGTGTGGGGTGCCACTGCTGCGAAGTGGCCTGCAACGAGCAAAACGGCAACCCCGCCGAGATCAAGTGGCGTAGGGTCGGGGAGATGGAGACGGGGCATTTTCCCAACGTATTGCAACTCTTCAACTCCATGAGCTGCAACCACTGTATCGACCCCGCCTGTCTTAACGGCTGCCCTACCAACAGCTACATCAAGCTGGACAACGGCATCGTCTACCATGTGGATGAAGACTGCATCGGCTGCCAGTACTGCACCTGGAACTGCCCCTACGAAGTGCCGGTTTTTCACGAAGAGCGGGGCATCGTCACCAAATGCCACATGTGCGTCGACAAGCTGGAAGCGGGCCAGACACCCGCCTGCGTGCAGGCCTGCCCCGCCGGCGCCATCCAAATTGAGGTGGTGGACAAGGAGGAGTGGATAAGAAGCGACATGGCCAAAGAGGGGGTCGCTCCCCACCTGCCCGATATCTCCATCACCAAACCCACCACCCGCTACACCCTCCCCGAACTTCCCGAAGGGGAGGAGATACGGCCCGCGGACGAACATATCCTAAAACCCGCCCATCCCGAATTTCCGCTGGTCTTCATGACGGTCCTGACCCAGATGAGTGTCGGCGGATTCCTCGCCCTCTTTTTCGGCGAACTTCTGCATCTGCTGGGGCTCGACCTGCCCGCACCGTCGCTTTGGATGGTCCTGGCGGTACTGGCCCCCGCCGCCGTCGGCCTGCCCCTATCGGCCCTGCACCTGGGGCGCCCCATACTGGCCGTCACCGCCATGAAGAACCTGAAAACCTCCTGGCTCAGCCGGGAAGCGGCGGCCCTGGGGGTGTATGCGGGCGGCGTGACCCTGCTGGCCGGGATCTATTACCTGGGGGCGCCGGCATGGCTCAGACTACTGGTGGAGATTCCTGTCGCTGTTCTTGGCATCTACGGTATCTACGCCCAGAGCATGATCTACCGCATCCCCGCCAGGCCGGCATGGAACCGCAAAAGCACGACCCTGCGCTTTTTCGGCACGGGTTATCTGGGATTGTTGCTGGTTGCCGTGGTGCTGGCAATTTTGGGTGAAACCCGAAGCCTTCTGGCCCTGATGGCCCCGACGCTGATGCTTGGGATGGCACAGATGTATCTCATTTACGAAGAGACGCTTTTTTACAAATACCTGGACGAGGAGAACCCCCTCTATTACCAGCTCAGCCGCACCAAACGGCTGCTGGAGGAGCATTTCGGCCACCTCAAACGTGCGCGCCTGCTTAGCCTTGGCATTTTCGCCATCGCGCTGCCGATGCTGGCCATCGTCTTCGCGGCGGCGGGGCTGGACACTCCGGCTGCCTGGTTGCTGGCCTTCGCCTTCCTAGGAGCCACCGCCAGTGAGCTTCTGGGGCGATATCTTTTCTATACGACAGTGGTTCCCCTGGGGCTGGCGGGAAATTTCTTCGCGGGGAATCAGAGGCATTGA
- the rnhA gene encoding ribonuclease HI: MKQVTIFSDGSSLGNPGPGGWCTILRFGKHEKELVGGEAMTTNNRMELMAVIEGLKALKEPCEVTIYSDSNYVVKAINEWLPAWIARDFKKVKNPDLWREYLRVAAPHRIKAVWVRGHSGHPENERCDELARKTAERYKNGT, translated from the coding sequence ATGAAACAGGTTACAATCTTCTCTGACGGCTCGAGCCTGGGCAATCCGGGACCCGGCGGCTGGTGTACGATTCTGCGTTTTGGGAAGCATGAAAAGGAGTTGGTGGGCGGCGAAGCGATGACAACCAACAACCGGATGGAACTGATGGCGGTCATCGAGGGCCTCAAGGCTCTGAAAGAACCCTGTGAGGTGACAATCTACAGCGACTCGAACTATGTGGTCAAGGCGATCAACGAATGGCTGCCTGCATGGATTGCCCGGGATTTCAAGAAGGTCAAAAATCCCGATCTTTGGAGAGAGTATCTCCGGGTCGCGGCCCCTCACAGAATCAAGGCGGTGTGGGTGCGGGGCCATTCGGGCCATCCGGAAAATGAACGATGCGACGAGCTGGCCCGCAAAACCGCCGAACGATACAAAAACGGCACATGA
- a CDS encoding gamma-glutamylcyclotransferase family protein → MQEYIFVYGTLRPYFKHPIQELLSGQCDYVGEGYVFGKLYEIENYPGLTISPPIKNKVYGEIYKLHDHDDILNILDEYEGCSDSFPKPHEYRRIKSDVYDGNGKTFHAWLYVYNHPTEGLETIPSGDYVDYWKKKYDGSR, encoded by the coding sequence ATGCAAGAATACATCTTTGTATACGGAACTCTCAGACCCTATTTCAAACACCCAATCCAGGAACTGCTGTCTGGGCAATGCGACTATGTTGGAGAGGGGTATGTTTTTGGAAAGCTTTACGAAATTGAAAATTATCCCGGTCTGACCATCTCTCCTCCAATAAAAAACAAAGTGTATGGAGAGATATACAAACTTCATGATCATGACGACATTTTGAATATTCTCGATGAGTATGAAGGATGCAGCGATTCCTTTCCCAAACCCCATGAATACAGAAGAATCAAAAGCGATGTGTACGATGGAAACGGCAAAACATTCCATGCATGGCTTTACGTTTACAACCATCCCACAGAAGGACTTGAAACGATTCCATCCGGAGATTATGTCGATTATTGGAAGAAAAAATACGATGGCTCGCGTTGA
- a CDS encoding argininosuccinate synthase domain-containing protein has protein sequence MNRTTLSDKKRRAIALFSGGLDSTLAIKLVKDQGIEVIALNIDIGFGSTKSKLEHMQSMCDQVGVELRTLDIRDQYLREILFNPKYGYGKNFNPCIDCHGNMFRIARELMEPWEADFLISGEVVGQRPMSQRRDALDLVTGLSETQELLLRPLSAKVLPPTLPECEGWVDREKLLGITGRNREVQLRMAEEIGLKDFEKPGGGCLLTDENFSKKLAEFIKYDNLEVEDIALLKCGRHLRLPDGAKLVIGRHREDNAMIDAAITPKYRKIRLLDATGPISAISANASRADKELAARLTATYGKTSPSKRYSVQVGEETFEVIPFESKEPAKKYFINL, from the coding sequence ATGAATCGCACCACACTGTCTGACAAGAAACGCCGCGCCATCGCGCTTTTCAGCGGGGGGCTCGACAGCACCCTGGCGATCAAGCTGGTCAAGGACCAGGGCATCGAGGTGATCGCCCTGAATATCGATATCGGATTCGGCAGCACCAAAAGCAAACTGGAGCATATGCAAAGCATGTGCGACCAGGTGGGGGTGGAACTGCGTACGCTCGATATCCGAGACCAGTATCTAAGGGAGATCCTCTTCAACCCCAAGTACGGGTACGGCAAAAACTTCAACCCCTGCATCGACTGCCACGGCAATATGTTCCGCATCGCCAGGGAGCTGATGGAACCCTGGGAAGCCGACTTTCTCATCAGCGGGGAAGTGGTGGGACAGAGGCCCATGAGCCAGCGCCGGGACGCGCTTGACCTTGTCACCGGCCTTTCGGAGACCCAAGAGTTGCTTCTACGCCCCCTCAGCGCCAAAGTACTGCCGCCCACCCTGCCGGAGTGCGAGGGATGGGTCGACAGAGAAAAGCTTCTTGGCATCACCGGACGCAACCGGGAAGTGCAGCTAAGGATGGCCGAAGAGATCGGACTCAAGGATTTCGAAAAACCGGGTGGCGGCTGCCTCTTGACCGACGAAAATTTCTCCAAAAAACTGGCGGAATTCATCAAATACGACAACCTGGAAGTGGAGGATATCGCCCTGCTCAAATGCGGCCGGCACCTGCGTCTTCCCGACGGTGCCAAACTGGTTATCGGCCGCCACAGGGAGGATAACGCCATGATCGACGCGGCCATCACGCCGAAATACAGAAAAATTCGCCTGCTCGATGCCACCGGACCGATTTCAGCCATCAGCGCGAACGCTTCGCGGGCCGACAAAGAACTGGCCGCCCGGTTGACGGCGACCTACGGCAAAACCTCGCCCTCGAAAAGATACAGCGTGCAAGTGGGAGAGGAAACCTTCGAGGTGATACCTTTCGAATCGAAAGAGCCGGCGAAAAAGTACTTTATAAATTTATAA
- a CDS encoding tetratricopeptide repeat protein, which translates to MDALLIDYRDPLFAILLIAGMVFVIAFVSYWWGVYVRRRKSRRLQRFLRRFETHGVKKSLETMPYTPAMTEPLVLLARAYEKSGEYTNAIEIGLYLLEHCESDAMTYELMELVGTTYMHAGFLERAHSTFLQILKSNPRNKKVLNDLMVVYERLQNFKKAQEVVESLEAMGVDVQDLKLYIELKLIASDLSMHHDEKIEKMIDFYLKHRKYERIVFEYLLKNEPHRAWEMVQEANIDRLVDIFWFLPTSFMDYDRIKESPKLRAIFGARGDIEPAGPTGWFVIDMMNHLRRTGFNETTLQFAYLCNNCKQQFPVPFDRCPKCLALDSVVVETEITKATHETGYNLL; encoded by the coding sequence GTGGACGCTCTCCTCATAGATTATCGTGATCCGCTCTTCGCCATTTTGCTGATCGCGGGCATGGTGTTTGTCATCGCGTTTGTCAGTTACTGGTGGGGGGTGTATGTCAGAAGGAGAAAATCACGCAGGCTGCAGCGTTTTTTGCGCCGTTTCGAGACGCACGGTGTAAAAAAGAGTCTCGAAACCATGCCCTACACGCCTGCGATGACCGAGCCGCTCGTTCTTCTGGCGCGGGCCTATGAAAAGAGCGGGGAGTACACCAACGCCATCGAGATCGGCCTCTATCTGCTGGAACACTGCGAAAGCGACGCGATGACCTACGAGCTGATGGAGCTGGTGGGCACGACCTACATGCATGCGGGTTTTCTTGAGCGGGCCCATTCGACGTTTTTGCAGATTCTCAAATCGAATCCTCGGAACAAGAAGGTGCTCAACGATCTGATGGTTGTCTACGAACGCCTGCAGAATTTCAAAAAGGCGCAGGAAGTGGTGGAGTCGCTCGAAGCGATGGGTGTCGATGTGCAAGATCTGAAACTCTATATCGAGTTGAAACTGATCGCCTCGGATCTTTCGATGCACCATGACGAAAAGATCGAGAAGATGATCGATTTCTATCTGAAGCACAGAAAATACGAGCGCATCGTGTTCGAGTATCTTCTCAAAAACGAGCCGCATCGGGCGTGGGAGATGGTGCAGGAGGCCAATATCGACCGGCTGGTGGATATCTTCTGGTTTCTGCCCACCTCTTTCATGGATTACGACCGAATCAAGGAGAGTCCGAAACTACGTGCCATATTCGGAGCGCGGGGGGATATCGAGCCGGCAGGGCCGACGGGGTGGTTTGTCATCGACATGATGAACCATCTGAGGCGAACCGGTTTCAACGAGACGACGCTGCAGTTTGCCTATTTGTGCAACAATTGCAAACAGCAGTTTCCGGTGCCTTTCGACAGGTGCCCCAAGTGCCTGGCACTCGACAGTGTCGTCGTGGAGACGGAAATAACAAAGGCGACGCATGAAACAGGTTACAATCTTCTCTGA
- the dnaG gene encoding DNA primase: MIDNNSIEQLKQTIDIVDVIGNYVELKKNGSNFKGLCPFHNEKTPSFIVSPTKQFYKCFGCGAGGDAIKFVMEFEKLSYPEAIEKLASQYNFTLRYTQGSQSGAQERHILETVGQWYRANLEHNETAKKYLRDRGVSLASVEKFALGYAPSSEETLAFLQKALIPLPKAEEAGLLGHDGGRWYARLIERIIFPIHSPSGMPVGFGGRTMGNHPAKYINSPQTKLFNKSRLLYGYHLAKEQIYRKKRLIVVEGYMDVIMLHQAGFTTAVATLGTALTNDHLPLLKKGEPEVIVAYDGDNAGVNAAMKAALLLSAHNFEGGVVLFGNGMDPADMVNAGNADAIEELFAKPVPYAQFVIDQTVARYDIRSPKGKEDAFHAVKNYLATLSPFVQEKYLPYAALRLGVNTAMLAPTTSRPSYAPRNDPAQTRPAPVLTLTDVAEESIIKTLLKTPTLTDMVLDTMDSSMFGAHKNAFEALLRGIEHEDLLRIELDDTIVTYSEEELKKQLLYFLQRYYKRALDIIKKNDTLAFEKKIFFIRKYQDYINRLKRGELVPYESHHTV; this comes from the coding sequence ATGATAGATAACAACTCCATCGAACAGCTCAAACAGACCATCGACATCGTCGACGTGATCGGCAACTATGTCGAACTCAAAAAAAACGGCTCCAATTTCAAAGGGCTCTGCCCCTTTCATAACGAAAAAACGCCCAGTTTCATCGTAAGTCCGACCAAGCAGTTCTACAAATGTTTCGGATGCGGTGCCGGCGGCGATGCCATCAAGTTCGTCATGGAGTTCGAAAAACTAAGCTATCCCGAAGCGATCGAAAAACTGGCCAGCCAGTACAATTTCACCCTCCGCTATACCCAGGGCTCCCAGAGCGGCGCGCAGGAGAGACATATTCTCGAAACAGTCGGCCAGTGGTACCGGGCCAACCTGGAGCACAACGAAACCGCAAAAAAGTATCTTCGCGACAGGGGGGTCTCTCTGGCGAGCGTCGAGAAGTTCGCCCTGGGATACGCCCCCTCTTCCGAGGAGACGCTCGCATTCTTGCAAAAAGCCCTGATACCTCTCCCCAAAGCGGAGGAGGCGGGACTCCTGGGCCACGATGGGGGGCGATGGTACGCACGGCTGATCGAGCGTATCATCTTTCCCATCCACTCCCCTTCCGGCATGCCGGTGGGATTCGGCGGCAGGACGATGGGCAACCACCCCGCCAAATACATCAACTCCCCGCAGACGAAACTCTTCAACAAATCACGGCTGCTCTACGGCTACCATCTGGCCAAAGAACAGATATACCGCAAAAAACGTCTCATCGTGGTGGAGGGGTACATGGATGTCATCATGCTCCACCAGGCGGGTTTCACTACCGCCGTCGCCACGCTGGGCACGGCGTTGACAAACGATCATCTGCCCCTTTTGAAAAAGGGAGAACCCGAAGTGATCGTCGCCTACGACGGCGACAATGCCGGCGTCAATGCCGCAATGAAGGCGGCGCTTCTGCTGAGCGCCCACAACTTCGAAGGGGGTGTCGTGCTGTTTGGAAACGGCATGGACCCGGCCGACATGGTCAACGCGGGCAATGCCGACGCCATCGAGGAGTTGTTCGCCAAACCGGTCCCCTATGCGCAGTTTGTCATCGACCAGACCGTCGCGCGCTATGATATCCGATCACCCAAAGGAAAAGAAGATGCCTTCCATGCAGTCAAAAACTATCTGGCGACCCTTTCGCCTTTCGTGCAGGAAAAGTATCTTCCCTACGCGGCGCTTCGCCTTGGGGTCAATACCGCGATGCTGGCACCCACGACGTCAAGGCCAAGCTATGCACCACGCAACGACCCGGCCCAAACGCGACCCGCTCCGGTTCTCACCCTCACGGATGTGGCGGAGGAGAGCATCATCAAAACCCTGCTCAAAACACCCACCCTGACCGACATGGTGCTCGATACGATGGACAGCTCGATGTTCGGAGCGCACAAAAACGCATTCGAGGCGCTGCTTCGGGGGATCGAGCACGAAGATCTCCTTCGTATCGAACTCGATGACACCATCGTCACCTACAGCGAAGAGGAGCTCAAAAAACAGCTGCTCTATTTCCTTCAGCGATACTACAAAAGAGCTCTTGACATTATCAAAAAAAACGATACACTTGCTTTCGAAAAAAAGATATTTTTCATCCGCAAATACCAAGACTACATCAATCGATTGAAACGAGGAGAACTGGTTCCCTATGAATCGCACCACACTGTCTGA